From one Pseudopipra pipra isolate bDixPip1 chromosome 2, bDixPip1.hap1, whole genome shotgun sequence genomic stretch:
- the RFC3 gene encoding replication factor C subunit 3 codes for MSLWADKHRPGALSRLDFHREQAARLRNLVQCGDFPHLLVYGPSGAGKKTRIMCLLRELYGAGVEKLRIEHQSITAPSKKKIEISTIASNYHLEVNPSDAGNNDRVVIQELLKTVAQSQQLETSTQRDFKVVLLTEVDKLTKDAQHALRRTMEKYMATCRLILCCNSMSKIIGPIQSRCLAIRVPAPSIEDICHVLSSVCKKEGLTLPQELAQRIAEKSGRNLRKALLMCECCRVQQYPFTADQDIPEMDWEVYLRETANAIVGQQTPQRLLEVRGRLYELLTHCIPPEIIMKGLLTELLNNCDGQLKGEVAQMAAFYEHRLQLGSKAIYHLEAFVAKFMAIYKKFMEDGLDDMMF; via the exons ATGAGCCTGTGGGCCGACAAGCACCGGCCCGGTGCCCTCAGCCGCCTCGACTTCCACCGCGAGCAGGCGGCGCGGCTCCGCAACCTG GTTCAGTGTGGTGACTTTCCTCATCTGTTGGTGTATGGACCATCAGGAGCTGGAAAAAAGACAAGAATAATGTGCTTGTTAAGGGAATTGTATGGTGCAGGAGTGGAGAAACTGAGGATTGAGCATCAGAGTATAAcg GCACCTTCTAAAAAGAAGATTGAAATTAGCACCATTGCAAGTAATTATCACCTTGAAGTTAACCCAAG TGATGCGGGAAACAATGACCGTGTAGTAATTCAGGAACTCTTGAAGACAGTAGCACAGTCCCAACAGCTTGAGACAAGTACTCAGCGAGATTTTAAAG TGGTGCTGTTAACAGAAGTTGACAAACTCACTAAAGATGCTCAGCATGCTTTGCGAAGAACAATGGAGAAATACATGGCGACATGCAGGTTGATCCTGTGCTGCAACTCCATGTCAAAAATTATAGGACCTATTCAAAGCAGATGCCTGGCTATACGAGTGCCTGCTCCCAGCATTGAAGAT ATCTGCCATGTCTTGTCCAGTGTGTGTAAGAAAGAAGGCCTGACTCTTCCTCAGGAACTAGCTCAAAGGATTGCAGAGAaatctggcaggaatcttcggAAAGCACTACTTATGTGTGAGTGCTGCAGAGTACAACA GTATCCTTTTACTGCTGATCAAGACATTCCCGAGATGGACTGGGAAGTTTACTTGAGAGAAACTGCGAATGCCATTGTTGGTCAACAGACACCACAAAG GCTTTTAGAGGTCCGTGGACGGCTTTATGAACTCTTGACACATTGCATTCCTCCTGAGATTATAATGAAG gGCCTCCTGACAGAACTTCTAAATAACTGTGATGGACAACTGAAAGGAGAAGTTGCACAGATGGCGGCCTTCTATGAACACCGCCTGCAACTGGGCAGCAAAGCCATTTATCATCTGGAAGCATTTGTTGCAAAGTTTATGGCAATTTAcaagaagttcatggaggacgGGCTAGATGACATGATGTTCTAG